CAGCGGTTCGGTTATTTTTAGTATCTGTCTTTCAATCGTGTTGATTTCAACTGTTAGTGCCATGACAATTGCCGGGCCAAGAGCATTTCAGTCGATTGGACAGGATTATCCTTTGTTTAGAATTCTTGCCAAGACCAATAACAACAATATTCCGGTTTATGCCATTTTATTGCAGTCAATATTGAGTTTGATTTTTATCTTTACCTCATCGTTTCAAAGCATTCTGATTTTTGCAGGGTTTACCCTGGGTCTCAGTAATTTCGCGACTGTATTAGGAGTTTTTGTTCTGCGTTATAAGCAGCCGGAATTGGTTCGTCCGTATAAAACATGGTTATATCCAATCACACCAATGCTTTATTTATTGTTGATGGGATGGACTTTATGGCACATTACTATCGAAAAACCCAACGAAGCATTGATGAGTTTGACAGTTATTGTTGCGGGAATTTTAATGTATCTGGCATCAATCACTATTAGACCCGGAAGAACTTAACCCAGTTTGCTTTTCAAATATTTTATTAACTCAACTTCGTTTTCCGGTAATAACAATTCAGTAAATTGATTTTCAGCATCTTTCCAGATTTGCTCACCATTCTCGACAGCCATGTAATGAGGTTTGTTATTTTTCTCGCCGGAATAGCTACTGGTTGAATAATGTTTCGCGGCTGCGGCAACGCCACTTCGTCCTCTGTGTAGAATATAACCACCGGAATTACTTCTGAAATCATAAAGCTGATATTTGTTTTTCCACAGGCTTTTTTGCAAGGGATAAGCCGGTGAACCATGATTCACAAAAGGTGAGATTTTTTTGTGACTATAAATATCTCGACGAAGACACAAAAAAGACGCTTGAGCCTGCGGACAAATATTGGAGCTGTAACGAAGTTCTCCGGCAAAAGCGTATTTTTTGGAATTGAAAATTTCTGCAAGCTCAGTTATGGTGTTGGGGTTTCTGAAAATAATATCGGTATCGCAAATCATCAAGACATTGCTTTGCAATTGTCTTTCTAAAGAGCTTTCCAGTTTGTTGAGATAATAAATCCCCTTCCTGAGCCCGCGAGCATGCGTACGTATCCAGCGATTTTCGACTAACTCAATCCGAAAAATACTTTTACTTAAATTTCTTAAAAAATCCAAACCGCCATCTTTGGAATCGTTATCCACAATTACAATCCGAGTTATTTTTTGACGGTTATTTTGCTGGCATAATGTCAAAAGCATTAACTTGAGAAAGTGCGTAGTTGAAAAATTGACCGTTAACAACGCAAATCGGCAATCACCATCAAAATCAGGAATTTTGGCAACAGGAAATATTTTTTTCTGAATCACAGAAAAAATCTGATCCAGACGCTGACCAATTTTTCGTTGTAAATTAGCAAACAAAGACATACAAGGCGAATAACAAATTTGAACCTAAAAGATAAAAGATTTAAAATTAAAACATAACTTTAACGAGCATCATTTTAACATGACAAAACTCAGTGTAAATGTAAACAAAATTGCGTTGCTTAGAAACTCCCGAGGCAGAGACTTTCCCAATGTGATTGATTTTGCGCAAAGATATATCAATCTTGGTGTGCATGGAATCACCGTTCATCCCCGACAGGACGAGCGCCACATCACAGTTCGGGACACTTTCGAACTGTCAGAGTTTTTGCAGGATTTCCCCGATGTGGAGTTCAATGTGGAAGGTTATCCCTCAGATCATTTCCTTAAAATTATCAAAGACACTCGCCCGGATCAATGCACACTGGTTCCCGATGGCGTCAATCAACTCACCTCCGACCACGGCTGGGATATGCGATACAATCAGGACAGAATCAATCAACTAGGGAAACAGTTAGCCGATTATGGAGTGCGTAGCTCTGTTTTTCTAGATCCTGAAATTGAGCAGGTGGAATTGGTTGCTAAAACAGCAGTGGATCGTATCGAACTTTATACCGAAGAATACGCCTCGGCTTACGGTAGAGATAATCAACAAAAAATCTGGCAGAAATACGCGGATGCCTCCAAACTCGCCCAAGAACTCGGTTTAGGAGTCAACGCCGGACATGACTTGGATTCTCAGAATCTTGGAAAATTTCTGGAAATTCCAAAAATCCTCGAAGTCTCCATTGGCCATGTTCTCACCATAGAATGTTTGTTGGAAGGAATGCCAACGGTGATTAAAAGATATTTGGATATTTGTAAAGGAAGCAATGAGTAATTAATAATGTGTAATTAATAATTATTACTAATCTCTCGCAGAGATGCAGAGGCACGGCGAAATCTAAGTGAGTACAAAAGAACTCTGTCATGCTGAGCGAAGTCGAAGCATCTCCTCAATCCACCGTGATTCTTTTTAAAATTAGATGTTGTCTCCCCTTTTGAAAGGGGATTAGGGGGTATGTTACTAAACA
This genomic interval from Gammaproteobacteria bacterium contains the following:
- a CDS encoding pyridoxine 5'-phosphate synthase, giving the protein MTKLSVNVNKIALLRNSRGRDFPNVIDFAQRYINLGVHGITVHPRQDERHITVRDTFELSEFLQDFPDVEFNVEGYPSDHFLKIIKDTRPDQCTLVPDGVNQLTSDHGWDMRYNQDRINQLGKQLADYGVRSSVFLDPEIEQVELVAKTAVDRIELYTEEYASAYGRDNQQKIWQKYADASKLAQELGLGVNAGHDLDSQNLGKFLEIPKILEVSIGHVLTIECLLEGMPTVIKRYLDICKGSNE